In a genomic window of Melitaea cinxia chromosome 27, ilMelCinx1.1, whole genome shotgun sequence:
- the LOC123667024 gene encoding uncharacterized protein LOC123667024 produces the protein MSTEDKLSVPSAASPLGKQLKDISELKKQRGNLKGRLTQFKKYLDSLPCNSISQIQVKEVKLRMQTAQDHFNTFNNIQNQIELILPESEYTANFEYVESFESLYFNVLATAESIVENSVESLKCSSKSSVQSNVKLPDIKLPSFDGSFDQWLEYRNSYITMIHNRSDLDEIQKFHYLKASLSGCALQVISALEFTADNYVHAWDLLHSRFHNTRLLIQNHLKSLFSITPLKQESHLQIRRLIDTTLRNLRALKSLNEPTEHWDTIIIYLVVSKLDASTEREWENYKGSILTDSNKRLKLDDLLIFLRNKSNTLEMISSSQNKLPQYDNLKRFWEIENVSQSSNILTADERICEDLFKNTTKRDIDGRFSVRIPLKQSPDVLGDSYNLAINRFFALERKLERTPE, from the exons ATGTCCACTGAAGATAAATTATCAGTGCCTTCGGCAGCTTCCCCCTTGggaaaacaattaaaagatatttccGAACTCAAAAAACAGCGAGGTAATTTGAAAGGTCGgttaacacaatttaaaaaatatttagattcaTTGCCTTGTAATTCTATATCTCAAATTCAAGTTAAAGAAGTTAAATTAAGAATGCAAACAGCTCAAGatcattttaatacttttaacaaCATTCAAAATCAAATTGAGCTAATTTTACCAGAGTCGGAATATACAGCAAACTTTGAGTATGTAGAATCTTTCgaatcattatattttaacgTCCTAGCTACAGCTGAAAGTATAGTCGAAAATTCCGTTGAAAGTCTAAAATGTAGCAGTAAATCGTCAGTGCAATCGAATGTTAAGCTGCCGGACATAAAATTACCCTCCTTTGATGGTTCGTTTGATCAGTGGCTAGAATATAGGAATTCGTATATTACTATGATACACAACCGTTCAGACTTAGACGAAATTcagaaatttcattatttaaaggCTTCGCTGAGCGGTTGTGCGTTACAAGTTATAAGCGCTTTGGAATTTACAGCGGATAATTACGTGCATGCCTGGGATCTACTTCATAGTAGATTTCATAATACGCGACTTCTTATACAGAACCACTTGAAATCATTATTTTCTATCACTCCGCTCAAGCAGGAATCCCACTTGCAGATTCGTAGGTTAATAGATACTACACTGAGAAACCTGCGtgctttaaaatcattaaacgaACCTACTGAACATTGggatacaataattatatacttagttGTATCTAAATTAGACGCATCTACTGAGCGGGAATGGGAGAATTATAAGGGATCAATTTTAACTGATTCGAATAAACGACTAAAATTAGATGATTTACTGATATTCTTAAGAAATAAATCGAATACCCTCGAGATGATTAGTTCTAGTCAAAATAAGTTGCCTCAAT ACGACAATTTAAAACGTTTCTGGGAAATAGAAAACGTATCTCAGTCCAGTAACATTCTTACTGCTGATGAGCGTATATGCGAGgatctatttaaaaatacgacTAAACGAGACATCGATGGTAGGTTTTCAGTACGCATTCCTTTGAAACAATCACCAGATGTTTTAGGTGATTCGTATAATTTAGCAATAAATAGGTTTTTCGCATTAGAACGTAAACTTGAGCGCACACCAGAATAG